The proteins below are encoded in one region of Mycolicibacterium neworleansense:
- a CDS encoding DUF2334 domain-containing protein, which translates to MTGQLIVSISQISDRTMADVESFCAELDTRGVPVSMMVAPRLKGGYRLDRDADTVQWLARRRSGGDAIVLHGYDEAATKKRRGEFASLPAHEANLRLMGADRVLEHLGLRTRLFAAPGWNVSQGTVTALPRNGFRLLADLNGITDLVRQTTTRARVVGIGEGFLSEPWWCRTVVLAAERTARREGTVRVAVAARHLRRPGPRQAMLDAIDLALLHQCEPTVYRWRGFSVLTEAA; encoded by the coding sequence GTGACCGGACAACTCATCGTCTCGATATCGCAGATCAGCGATCGCACGATGGCTGATGTCGAGTCGTTCTGCGCCGAGCTCGACACCCGTGGCGTACCCGTCTCGATGATGGTGGCGCCGCGGCTCAAGGGTGGCTACCGGTTGGACCGCGATGCCGACACCGTCCAGTGGCTGGCCCGTCGGCGCAGCGGCGGCGACGCCATCGTGCTCCACGGCTACGACGAGGCCGCGACCAAGAAGCGGCGCGGTGAGTTCGCCTCGTTGCCCGCCCACGAGGCCAACCTGAGGCTGATGGGCGCCGACCGGGTGCTCGAGCACCTGGGTCTGCGCACCAGGTTGTTCGCCGCGCCCGGCTGGAACGTCTCACAGGGAACCGTGACGGCGCTGCCACGCAACGGCTTTCGTTTGCTGGCCGACCTGAACGGCATCACCGACCTGGTCCGGCAGACCACGACGCGCGCCCGGGTGGTGGGCATCGGCGAAGGATTTCTGTCCGAACCGTGGTGGTGCCGCACCGTCGTGCTCGCCGCTGAACGCACCGCGCGTCGCGAGGGCACGGTGCGGGTCGCGGTCGCTGCGAGGCACCTGCGACGGCCCGGCCCCCGGCAGGCCATGCTGGATGCGATCGACCTGGCTTTGCTGCATCAGTGCGAGCCGACCGTTTACCGGTGGCGAGGATTTTCGGTACTGACCGAGGCCGCCTGA
- a CDS encoding DoxX family protein, with translation MAVFLTLILGSVAARTIGLLGVDYLDSWPEAITVGLAAMFVMTGVAHFVNPLRRDMIAIVPPALPAPGTLVTVTGVLELAGAVGLLYPPTRVVAAVCLLLLMLAMFPANVYAARMPNPPKSMTSRLSVRTAEEAVYLAAAVVVAVGGS, from the coding sequence ATGGCTGTCTTCCTGACCCTGATCCTCGGTAGCGTGGCCGCCCGGACCATCGGCCTGCTGGGCGTGGACTACCTCGACAGCTGGCCCGAGGCCATCACGGTCGGACTGGCCGCCATGTTCGTCATGACCGGCGTCGCGCACTTCGTCAATCCGCTGCGGCGCGACATGATCGCGATCGTGCCGCCGGCCCTGCCCGCGCCCGGCACCCTGGTGACCGTCACCGGCGTGCTGGAACTGGCGGGTGCCGTGGGCCTGCTCTATCCGCCCACCCGCGTGGTGGCCGCCGTCTGCCTGCTGCTGCTCATGCTGGCGATGTTCCCGGCCAACGTCTATGCGGCCCGGATGCCGAACCCGCCGAAGTCGATGACCTCGCGGTTAAGCGTCCGGACCGCCGAAGAGGCTGTCTACCTGGCCGCTGCCGTAGTTGTCGCGGTCGGCGGCAGCTAG
- a CDS encoding Dyp-type peroxidase, whose amino-acid sequence MPAPQPQPVLAPLTPAAVFMVATIDEGGESTVHDTLADVSGLVRAISFRDPTKHLSAIVSIGSDAWDRLFSGPRPAELHPFIPLEGPRHRAPATPGDLLFHLRAESMDVCFELATKFADALAGAVTIVDEVHGFKFFDNRDLLGFVDGTENPNGSVATNASQIGDEDPDFAGGCYVHVQKYTHDMSSWNSLSTEEQERVIGRTKLDDIELDDAVKPANSHVALNVIEDDEGNELKIIRHNMPFGEIGKGEFGTYYIGYSRTPAVTERMLTNMFIGDPPGNTDRILDFSTATTGGLFFTPTIDFLDDPPPLPSSDEESATAEAPPAQGHRDGSLGIGSLKGIPQ is encoded by the coding sequence GTGCCCGCACCACAGCCCCAGCCGGTCCTGGCGCCGCTGACACCGGCGGCCGTGTTCATGGTTGCCACGATCGACGAGGGTGGTGAGTCCACGGTCCACGACACCCTGGCCGATGTCTCAGGCCTGGTGCGCGCCATCAGCTTCCGTGACCCCACCAAGCATCTGTCGGCGATCGTGTCGATCGGCTCCGATGCCTGGGACCGGTTGTTCTCCGGTCCCCGCCCCGCCGAACTCCACCCGTTCATCCCGCTGGAAGGCCCGCGGCACCGGGCCCCGGCGACCCCGGGCGACCTGCTGTTCCATCTGCGCGCCGAGTCCATGGACGTGTGTTTCGAGCTGGCCACCAAGTTCGCCGACGCCCTGGCCGGCGCGGTGACGATCGTCGACGAGGTGCACGGGTTCAAGTTCTTCGACAACCGGGATCTGCTCGGCTTCGTCGACGGCACCGAGAACCCGAACGGTTCAGTTGCCACCAATGCCAGCCAGATCGGTGACGAGGACCCGGATTTCGCCGGCGGTTGCTACGTGCACGTGCAGAAGTACACCCACGACATGAGTTCGTGGAATTCGCTGTCCACCGAGGAGCAGGAGCGGGTGATCGGCCGCACCAAGCTCGACGACATCGAGCTCGACGATGCGGTCAAACCGGCCAATTCACATGTGGCGCTCAACGTGATCGAAGACGACGAGGGCAACGAGCTCAAGATCATCCGGCACAACATGCCGTTCGGTGAGATCGGCAAGGGCGAGTTCGGTACGTACTACATCGGTTATTCGCGTACCCCTGCGGTCACCGAGCGGATGCTGACCAACATGTTCATCGGCGATCCGCCCGGGAACACCGACCGGATCCTTGATTTCTCCACCGCCACCACCGGTGGCCTGTTCTTCACGCCCACGATCGATTTTCTGGATGATCCACCGCCACTGCCCTCCTCGGACGAGGAGTCGGCAACGGCGGAAGCTCCACCGGCTCAGGGCCACCGCGACGGCTCGCTCGGCATCGGCAGTCTGAAAGGAATCCCGCAATGA
- a CDS encoding M18 family aminopeptidase — translation MAASPHSLCEFIDASPSPFHLCATAAQRLRDEGFTELAETDSWPGTGKFFTVRAGSLVAWNTEGTDPAAPFRVVGGHTDSPNLRVKQHPDRVVAGWQVLALQPYGGAWLNSWLDRDLGISGRLSVRRNSTVEHLLVRIDDPILRVPQLAIHLSEDRKGVSPDPQRHVNAVWGLGERPRSFIGFVAERAGAAEADVLGFDLMTHDLTPSAITGAEGEFVSAPRLDNQATCHAGLEAFLAAGAGTHVPVLALFDHEEVGSTSDHGAQSELLPTVLERIVLAAGGTREDFLRRTAGSMVASGDMAHATHPNYPDRHEPGHLIEVNAGPVLKVQPNLRYATDGRTAAAFALACDQAGVPLQRYEHRADLPCGSTIGPMTSARTGIPTVDVGAAQLAMHSAREFMGAHDVAAYSAALRAFLSPA, via the coding sequence ATGGCAGCTAGCCCACACAGCTTGTGCGAATTCATCGATGCCTCGCCATCGCCGTTCCACCTGTGCGCCACCGCAGCGCAACGACTGCGCGATGAGGGATTCACCGAGCTGGCCGAAACCGACAGCTGGCCGGGCACGGGAAAGTTCTTCACGGTGCGGGCCGGGTCGCTGGTGGCCTGGAACACCGAAGGAACCGACCCGGCGGCGCCGTTCCGGGTGGTGGGCGGGCACACCGACAGCCCCAATCTCCGGGTCAAACAGCACCCCGACCGCGTGGTCGCCGGCTGGCAGGTCCTGGCCCTGCAGCCCTACGGCGGCGCCTGGCTGAACTCGTGGCTGGACCGCGACCTCGGGATCAGCGGCAGGCTCTCGGTGCGCCGGAACTCCACGGTCGAGCACCTGCTGGTGCGCATCGACGATCCGATCCTGCGGGTGCCACAGCTGGCGATTCACTTGTCCGAGGACCGCAAGGGCGTCAGCCCCGACCCGCAGCGCCACGTCAACGCGGTGTGGGGTCTGGGCGAGCGGCCACGGTCCTTCATCGGATTCGTCGCCGAGCGGGCCGGCGCCGCCGAAGCCGACGTGCTGGGCTTCGACCTGATGACCCACGACCTGACGCCGTCGGCGATCACCGGCGCCGAGGGGGAGTTCGTCAGCGCACCCCGGCTGGACAACCAGGCCACCTGCCATGCCGGGCTGGAGGCGTTCCTGGCGGCCGGCGCCGGCACGCATGTGCCGGTGCTGGCGCTCTTCGACCACGAGGAAGTCGGCTCGACCTCTGATCACGGCGCCCAGTCCGAGCTGCTGCCGACGGTGCTGGAGCGCATCGTGCTCGCCGCGGGCGGTACCAGGGAGGACTTCCTGCGCCGGACGGCCGGATCCATGGTGGCCTCCGGGGACATGGCGCACGCGACGCATCCGAACTACCCGGACCGTCACGAGCCCGGCCACCTGATCGAGGTCAACGCCGGACCGGTGCTCAAGGTGCAGCCCAACCTGCGCTACGCCACCGACGGCCGCACCGCGGCGGCCTTCGCGCTGGCCTGCGATCAGGCCGGGGTGCCGCTGCAGCGGTATGAGCACCGCGCCGACCTGCCGTGCGGGTCGACCATCGGGCCGATGACCTCGGCGCGCACCGGGATCCCGACCGTCGACGTCGGTGCAGCCCAGCTCGCCATGCATTCGGCCAGGGAGTTCATGGGTGCCCACGACGTCGCCGCCTACTCGGCGGCATTGCGGGCGTTCTTGTCACCGGCGTGA
- a CDS encoding glutathione peroxidase: MSLNDIPLTTLDGKPTTLAELASGAVLVVNVASKCGLTPQYTALEKLAQDYAARGLTVVGVPCNQFMGQEPGTAEEIQTFCSSTYGVTFPLLAKTDVNGADRHPLYTELTKATDAAGEAGDIQWNFEKFLLAPGGAVANRFRPRTEPDAPEVIEAIEAILPS, from the coding sequence ATGAGCCTCAACGACATTCCGCTGACCACCCTTGACGGCAAGCCGACGACGCTGGCCGAGTTGGCGAGCGGCGCCGTCCTGGTGGTGAACGTGGCCTCCAAATGCGGGCTGACGCCGCAGTACACCGCGCTGGAGAAGCTCGCGCAGGACTACGCCGCCCGGGGGCTGACCGTCGTCGGTGTTCCGTGCAACCAGTTCATGGGCCAGGAGCCGGGCACCGCCGAGGAGATCCAGACGTTCTGCTCGAGCACCTACGGCGTGACTTTCCCGTTGCTGGCCAAGACCGACGTCAACGGCGCCGACCGCCACCCGCTCTACACCGAGCTGACGAAGGCCACCGACGCGGCCGGCGAAGCCGGGGACATCCAGTGGAACTTCGAGAAGTTTCTGCTCGCCCCCGGCGGCGCGGTGGCCAACCGGTTCCGTCCCCGCACCGAGCCGGATGCACCCGAGGTGATCGAGGCCATCGAGGCCATTCTGCCGTCCTGA
- a CDS encoding family 1 encapsulin nanocompartment shell protein, whose amino-acid sequence MNNLYRELAPITESAWAEIELEASRTFKRHIAGRRVVDVSEPGGPVTAAISTGHLLDVSSPGDGVVAHLRDAKPLVRLRVPFTVSRTAIDDVERGAQDSDWDPVKDAAKKLAFVEDRAIFEGYPAASIEGIRSSSSNPALALPDDAREIPDVIAQALSELRLAGVDGPYSVLLSAATYTKVSETTAHGYPIREHLSRLVDGEIIWAPAIDGAFVLSTRGGDFDLQLGTDVSIGYLSHDAESVQLYLQETLTFLAYTAEASVALTA is encoded by the coding sequence ATGAACAACCTGTACCGCGAGCTCGCTCCGATCACCGAGTCCGCCTGGGCCGAGATCGAGCTCGAGGCCAGCCGAACCTTCAAGCGGCACATCGCCGGACGGCGCGTGGTCGACGTCAGCGAGCCGGGCGGCCCGGTCACCGCGGCGATCAGTACCGGCCATCTGCTCGATGTCAGCTCTCCCGGTGACGGCGTGGTGGCTCACCTGCGCGACGCCAAGCCCCTGGTGCGGCTGCGGGTGCCGTTCACGGTGTCGCGCACCGCGATCGACGATGTCGAGCGCGGTGCCCAGGACTCCGACTGGGATCCGGTGAAGGACGCCGCCAAGAAGCTGGCTTTCGTCGAGGATCGCGCGATCTTCGAGGGCTACCCGGCGGCCTCGATCGAAGGGATCCGCAGCTCGAGTTCCAATCCGGCGCTGGCCCTGCCCGACGACGCCCGTGAGATTCCCGACGTGATCGCCCAGGCGCTCTCGGAGCTGCGGCTGGCCGGTGTGGACGGGCCGTACTCGGTGCTGCTCTCGGCGGCGACCTACACCAAGGTCAGCGAGACCACCGCGCACGGATACCCGATCCGCGAACACCTGAGCCGGCTCGTCGACGGTGAGATCATCTGGGCGCCCGCGATCGACGGGGCGTTCGTATTGTCCACCCGCGGTGGTGATTTCGATCTGCAGCTGGGCACCGACGTGTCCATCGGCTACCTGTCCCATGATGCCGAGAGCGTGCAGTTGTATTTGCAGGAGACGCTGACGTTCCTGGCCTACACCGCCGAGGCGTCGGTCGCCCTCACCGCCTAG
- the purQ gene encoding phosphoribosylformylglycinamidine synthase subunit PurQ, which translates to MTTRVGVITFPGTLDDVDAARAVRLAGAEAVSLWHADADLKGVDAVVVPGGFSYGDYLRCGAIAKFAPVMGSVVEAAGKGMPVLGICNGFQVLCEAGLLPGALTRNAGLHFICRDVWLEVASNTTAWTTRYDAGADLLIPLKSGEGRYVASEAVLDELEGEDRVVFRYRENLNGSMRGIAGVCSENRRVVGLMPHPEHATEALTGPSDDGLGLFYSALDAVLSV; encoded by the coding sequence GTGACCACCCGTGTCGGGGTGATCACCTTCCCCGGGACGCTCGACGACGTCGACGCGGCCCGAGCGGTGCGTCTGGCCGGTGCCGAGGCGGTCAGCCTGTGGCACGCCGACGCCGACCTGAAGGGCGTCGACGCGGTCGTCGTACCCGGCGGTTTCTCCTACGGCGACTACCTGCGTTGCGGGGCGATCGCGAAGTTTGCCCCCGTGATGGGCTCGGTCGTGGAGGCTGCCGGCAAGGGCATGCCGGTGCTGGGCATCTGCAACGGCTTCCAGGTGCTGTGTGAGGCCGGCCTGCTGCCCGGTGCGCTCACCCGCAACGCCGGCCTGCATTTCATCTGCCGCGACGTGTGGCTGGAGGTCGCCTCCAACACCACGGCCTGGACGACCCGCTATGACGCCGGCGCCGATCTGCTGATCCCGCTCAAGTCGGGTGAAGGCCGGTACGTCGCGTCCGAAGCTGTGCTCGACGAACTCGAGGGCGAGGACCGCGTGGTCTTCCGGTACCGCGAGAACCTCAACGGCTCGATGCGCGGCATCGCGGGCGTGTGCTCGGAAAACCGTCGCGTCGTGGGCCTGATGCCGCATCCCGAACACGCCACCGAGGCGTTGACCGGTCCGTCCGATGACGGGCTCGGGTTGTTCTACTCCGCGCTGGACGCGGTTCTCTCGGTCTAG
- the purS gene encoding phosphoribosylformylglycinamidine synthase subunit PurS, translated as MAKVVVHVMPKAEILDPQGQAIVGALGRLGHGGISDVRQGKRFELEVDDSVADETLAEIAESLLANTVIEDFSVSREDA; from the coding sequence GTGGCAAAGGTGGTTGTGCACGTCATGCCCAAGGCGGAGATCCTCGACCCGCAGGGTCAGGCGATCGTCGGGGCACTTGGTCGGCTCGGACATGGTGGCATCTCGGACGTCCGTCAAGGGAAGCGTTTCGAGCTCGAAGTCGACGACTCCGTAGCTGACGAAACCCTGGCCGAGATCGCCGAATCTCTGCTGGCCAATACCGTTATCGAGGACTTCTCGGTGAGCCGGGAGGACGCGTGA
- a CDS encoding FAD-binding dehydrogenase: MADADVIVVGAGLAGLVAACELVERGHRVLVVDQENAANLGGQAFWSFGGLFFVDSPEQRRLGIRDSQELALQDWLGSAGFDRAEDHWPREWAHAYVDFAAGEKRSWLRSRGLQTFPLVGWAERGGYGALGHGNSVPRFHITWGTGPAIVDVFARRLLGEPGVRFAHRHRVDELIVSEGAVVGVRGAVLEPSDAPRGAPSSRNVVGDFEFRASAVIVASGGIGGNHELVRKNWPARMGRVPEQLLSGVPAHVDGRMIGISESAGAHVINSDRMWHYTEGITNYDPIWPDHGIRILPGPSSLWLDANGKRLPGPLYPGFDTLGTLEHICRTGQDYTWFILNARIIAKEFALSGQEQNPDLTSRSVRDVLARVRPGAPAPVQAFVDRGVDFVSARSLRELVAAMNDVPDVLELDYATVAAEVTARDREVVNKFTKDGQITAIHGARSYLGDRFTRVVPAHRLTDPKAGPLIAVKLHILTRKSLGGLETDLDSRVLKEDGTAFAGLYAAGEAAGFGGGGVHGYRSLEGTFLGGCIFSGRAAGRGAAADIA, translated from the coding sequence ATGGCAGACGCCGATGTCATTGTCGTGGGGGCGGGTCTCGCCGGACTGGTTGCCGCATGCGAGTTGGTCGAGCGCGGGCATCGTGTGCTGGTCGTCGATCAGGAGAACGCCGCCAACCTGGGTGGGCAGGCCTTCTGGTCGTTCGGCGGCCTGTTCTTCGTCGACAGTCCCGAACAGCGCAGGCTCGGAATCCGTGACAGCCAGGAACTGGCCCTGCAGGACTGGCTGGGCTCCGCGGGCTTCGACCGGGCCGAGGATCACTGGCCGCGGGAGTGGGCGCACGCGTACGTCGACTTCGCCGCCGGGGAGAAACGCAGCTGGTTGCGGTCCCGGGGCCTACAGACCTTCCCATTGGTCGGGTGGGCCGAGCGGGGCGGTTACGGCGCGCTGGGACACGGCAATTCGGTGCCGCGTTTCCACATCACCTGGGGGACCGGGCCGGCGATCGTCGACGTGTTCGCCCGCCGGTTGCTGGGCGAGCCCGGGGTGCGGTTCGCGCATCGGCACCGCGTCGATGAGCTCATCGTCTCCGAGGGTGCCGTTGTCGGCGTCCGAGGTGCGGTGCTGGAGCCCTCTGACGCGCCACGCGGGGCACCGTCGTCACGAAACGTCGTCGGCGACTTCGAGTTCCGCGCATCCGCGGTGATCGTGGCCAGCGGCGGGATCGGTGGCAATCACGAGCTGGTGCGCAAGAACTGGCCCGCTCGCATGGGCCGGGTGCCCGAGCAGCTGCTCAGCGGGGTGCCCGCCCACGTCGACGGCCGCATGATCGGCATCTCCGAGTCCGCCGGGGCGCACGTCATCAACAGCGACCGGATGTGGCACTACACCGAAGGCATCACCAACTACGACCCGATCTGGCCCGACCACGGCATCCGCATCCTGCCCGGACCATCGTCATTGTGGTTGGACGCCAACGGAAAACGGCTGCCCGGACCGCTGTATCCGGGCTTCGACACCCTGGGCACGCTGGAACACATCTGCCGCACCGGGCAGGACTACACCTGGTTCATCCTCAACGCGCGGATCATCGCCAAGGAGTTCGCGTTGTCCGGCCAGGAGCAGAACCCCGACCTCACCTCGCGCAGTGTGCGTGACGTGCTGGCACGGGTGCGGCCCGGTGCGCCGGCCCCCGTGCAGGCGTTCGTCGATCGAGGCGTCGACTTCGTCAGCGCGCGCTCGCTGCGCGAACTGGTGGCCGCGATGAACGACGTGCCCGATGTGCTGGAACTCGATTACGCGACGGTCGCGGCCGAGGTGACCGCCCGCGACCGCGAGGTGGTCAACAAATTCACCAAGGACGGGCAGATCACCGCGATCCACGGAGCACGCAGCTATCTGGGTGACCGGTTCACCCGCGTCGTCCCCGCGCACCGGCTCACCGACCCGAAAGCGGGCCCGCTGATCGCCGTCAAGCTGCACATCCTGACCCGAAAGTCCTTGGGCGGGTTGGAAACCGACCTGGACTCCCGGGTGCTCAAGGAAGACGGCACGGCGTTCGCCGGCCTGTACGCAGCAGGCGAAGCGGCCGGATTCGGCGGCGGTGGGGTGCACGGCTACCGGTCGCTGGAGGGCACTTTCCTGGGTGGCTGCATCTTCTCCGGCCGGGCGGCCGGGCGTGGCGCCGCGGCCGACATCGCCTAG
- a CDS encoding ATPase, whose amino-acid sequence MSLVLCGLAAAPPSAWPEPGADCPPLCDRIPDSAWAATSKLPLDREYRWPGLAGLAVTAVSPRFRFEEECQTPPVLGDPRGYAVAARSEAGRPDGDWQLRVQVIHWRGETWLGGQTALAVVQGAADALRKCPGNPPSITTDRTGRLAAVINFDDRVLHQYLLADPNNSTVVELAMWSTTPSRVEWSAPSDRQVLDALADPLCTAYTGSCR is encoded by the coding sequence ATGTCATTGGTGCTCTGCGGGCTGGCCGCAGCGCCGCCTTCGGCCTGGCCGGAACCCGGAGCCGACTGCCCACCGCTGTGTGACCGCATCCCGGATTCGGCCTGGGCCGCCACCTCGAAACTGCCGCTGGACCGGGAATACCGCTGGCCCGGGCTGGCCGGTTTGGCCGTGACCGCGGTTTCGCCGCGTTTCCGCTTCGAGGAGGAATGCCAGACACCGCCGGTGCTCGGGGACCCGCGCGGCTATGCCGTGGCGGCACGATCGGAGGCCGGCCGGCCCGACGGCGACTGGCAACTGCGGGTGCAGGTCATCCATTGGCGCGGGGAGACCTGGCTGGGCGGGCAGACGGCGCTGGCGGTGGTGCAGGGGGCCGCCGATGCGCTGCGCAAGTGCCCGGGGAACCCGCCGTCGATCACCACCGACCGGACCGGGCGACTGGCCGCGGTGATCAACTTCGACGACCGGGTCTTGCACCAGTATCTGCTCGCCGATCCCAACAACAGCACCGTGGTCGAGTTGGCCATGTGGTCGACCACCCCGTCCAGGGTTGAATGGTCGGCACCGTCGGATCGCCAGGTGCTCGATGCGCTGGCCGACCCACTGTGCACGGCTTACACCGGGTCGTGCCGGTAG
- a CDS encoding TetR/AcrR family transcriptional regulator, with translation MSYHHGDLKAVILAQAAALVAERGADGISLRELARAAGVSHAAPAHHFTDRRGLFTALATEGFRLLAAALTDARPQFIDAAKAYVRFALDHPGHYEVMFDKSLYDDTDAELVVAASAAGAELNRGVGTLADPKAAADPASAALAAWSLVHGFSMLWLNDAIDTAGDPIAKVESLAAILFDG, from the coding sequence ATGAGTTATCACCACGGCGATCTCAAGGCCGTGATCCTCGCTCAGGCCGCCGCTCTGGTGGCGGAACGGGGCGCCGACGGCATCTCGCTGCGCGAACTCGCGCGCGCCGCGGGCGTTTCGCACGCCGCCCCCGCGCACCACTTCACCGACCGGCGCGGGCTGTTCACCGCACTGGCCACCGAAGGGTTCCGGCTGCTGGCCGCCGCGCTGACCGACGCCAGGCCGCAGTTCATCGACGCGGCCAAGGCCTATGTGCGCTTCGCCCTGGACCATCCCGGCCACTATGAGGTGATGTTCGACAAATCGCTCTACGACGACACCGACGCCGAACTGGTCGTGGCCGCATCGGCTGCGGGGGCCGAGCTGAACCGCGGCGTCGGCACCCTCGCCGACCCAAAGGCGGCCGCCGATCCGGCAAGTGCCGCACTGGCGGCTTGGTCTCTGGTGCACGGATTTTCGATGCTGTGGCTCAACGACGCGATCGACACCGCCGGTGATCCGATTGCCAAGGTGGAGAGCCTGGCCGCGATCCTGTTCGACGGCTAG
- a CDS encoding MBL fold metallo-hydrolase, which yields MQLTHFGHSCLLASISDTTVLFDPGNFSHGFEGITGLSAILITHQHPDHADTARLPALIDANPQAALYADPQTAAQLGDPWQAVHPGDEFRVGSLNVRGTGGRHAVIHPEIPVIDNISYLLGDDEHPARLMHPGDALFVPGEPVDVLATPAAAPWMKISEAVDFLRAVAPEKAVPIHQGIIEPNARGIYYGRLAEMTNTDFQVLTEENGTEF from the coding sequence ATGCAACTCACGCATTTCGGACATTCGTGCCTACTGGCCAGCATTTCGGACACCACCGTGCTGTTCGACCCGGGCAACTTCTCGCACGGTTTCGAAGGCATCACCGGCTTGTCGGCCATCCTGATCACCCACCAGCACCCCGATCACGCCGATACCGCCCGCCTGCCCGCGCTGATCGACGCCAACCCGCAGGCGGCGCTGTACGCCGATCCGCAGACCGCCGCCCAGCTGGGTGACCCGTGGCAGGCAGTGCACCCCGGCGACGAGTTCCGCGTCGGCTCGCTCAACGTCCGTGGGACCGGCGGCAGGCATGCGGTGATCCACCCGGAAATCCCTGTGATCGACAACATTTCGTATCTGCTGGGCGACGACGAGCATCCGGCCCGGCTCATGCATCCCGGCGACGCGCTGTTCGTGCCCGGCGAACCGGTCGACGTGCTGGCCACCCCGGCGGCCGCTCCGTGGATGAAAATCTCTGAGGCCGTGGACTTCCTGCGCGCGGTGGCTCCAGAGAAGGCGGTGCCGATTCACCAGGGCATCATCGAGCCGAACGCGCGCGGCATCTACTACGGCCGGCTGGCCGAGATGACGAATACCGACTTCCAGGTGCTCACCGAGGAAAACGGCACCGAGTTCTGA